The Paracoccus sediminicola genome has a segment encoding these proteins:
- a CDS encoding MFS transporter produces the protein MDRILRDSRAWGLMLAATLTIMSNATITPALPGIQEIFADNPNAELLTRLLITAPSLIVAIVAPFAGALVDRLGRRGPLFTGLAVYAVAGTAGLYLQSLEAIFLSRLALGLGVAAIMTAQSALIGDYFTGPERGRLMGYQLAAVNFGGLIFVMTAGFLAAGNARLPFLIYGLAVPMFPLLWWLLPEPDRGPGSDAAQAATAMGEPGWPMTVAIMATAASLTFVVFYSVPTQLPYHLVEIGLEDPRYAGEVMASMMMAAALMAVISGWVRPWLGRIGTPVTGFVLMATGFWTVAHAVHLPMAMLGTALIGSGLGFCMPTFITTALNAAPAKRRGLVSGLVTSSFFLGQFLSPIVMQPVITYWNYRTAFTFGAGCFAVLALILAVTLKRRPPPTVDSPARAH, from the coding sequence ATGGACCGTATCTTGCGGGATTCTCGCGCTTGGGGGCTCATGCTGGCGGCGACGCTGACGATCATGTCGAATGCGACGATCACCCCCGCCCTGCCCGGCATCCAGGAGATCTTTGCCGACAACCCCAATGCCGAGCTTCTCACCCGGCTGCTGATCACCGCGCCGTCGCTGATCGTGGCCATCGTCGCGCCCTTTGCCGGGGCGCTGGTGGACCGGCTGGGGCGGCGTGGCCCGCTGTTTACCGGGCTGGCGGTCTATGCAGTGGCCGGAACGGCGGGGCTGTATCTGCAATCGCTGGAGGCGATCTTTCTCAGCAGGCTGGCGCTGGGTCTGGGCGTGGCGGCGATCATGACCGCGCAATCGGCGCTGATCGGGGATTACTTCACCGGGCCGGAGCGCGGGCGGCTGATGGGCTATCAGCTTGCGGCGGTGAATTTCGGCGGGTTGATCTTCGTGATGACGGCGGGGTTCCTCGCCGCAGGCAATGCGCGGCTGCCCTTTCTGATCTATGGTCTTGCCGTGCCGATGTTTCCGCTTTTGTGGTGGCTGTTGCCAGAGCCGGATCGCGGGCCGGGCAGCGATGCCGCCCAAGCTGCAACCGCAATGGGAGAGCCGGGCTGGCCGATGACGGTGGCGATCATGGCGACGGCGGCCTCGCTGACCTTCGTCGTATTCTATTCGGTGCCGACGCAGCTGCCCTATCACCTGGTCGAGATCGGGCTGGAAGATCCGCGCTATGCTGGCGAGGTGATGGCTTCGATGATGATGGCGGCAGCGCTGATGGCGGTGATCTCGGGCTGGGTGCGGCCCTGGCTGGGCAGGATCGGCACGCCGGTGACGGGGTTCGTGCTGATGGCGACCGGCTTCTGGACGGTGGCGCATGCGGTGCATCTGCCGATGGCGATGCTGGGCACGGCGCTGATCGGCAGCGGGCTGGGGTTCTGCATGCCGACCTTCATCACCACCGCGCTGAACGCCGCCCCGGCCAAGCGGCGCGGGCTGGTATCGGGGCTTGTCACCTCGTCCTTCTTTCTCGGGCAGTTCCTGTCGCCCATCGTCATGCAGCCTGTCATCACATATTGGAATTACCGGACCGCCTTCACCTTTGGCGCGGGCTGTTTCGCGGTGCTGGCGCTGATCCTGGCGGTGACGCTGAAGCGCCGACCGCCGCCCACGGTGGACAGTCCGGCCCGCGCGCACTAA
- a CDS encoding rhomboid family intramembrane serine protease: MFPIRDHNPSERTPYVTIALIAINIVMFLLTASWAGGMVRLWEDLALYPVAVTNGANLWGLVSHMFLHAGIFHIAGNMLFLWVFGDNLEDQMGHLGFLLFYLACGLAAAGAQIAANPSEGIPMVGASGAVAGVMGGYLLLFPKARVDVLAIIIIFIKVFTIPAWVMLGLWFLFQIFGSFSLMGSDGVAYWAHAGGFLAGIVLTAPLFLRRGATGFWDRTEGHPPHPEAKYPRSRIPQVRR, encoded by the coding sequence ATGTTCCCGATCCGCGATCACAACCCGTCAGAGCGCACGCCCTATGTCACCATCGCGCTGATCGCGATCAATATCGTGATGTTCCTGCTGACTGCATCCTGGGCAGGCGGCATGGTCCGGCTGTGGGAGGATCTGGCGCTGTATCCGGTCGCGGTGACCAATGGCGCCAATCTCTGGGGACTGGTCAGCCATATGTTCCTCCATGCCGGCATCTTCCACATCGCGGGCAACATGCTGTTTCTCTGGGTGTTCGGGGATAATCTGGAAGACCAGATGGGGCATCTGGGCTTCCTTCTGTTCTATCTCGCCTGCGGACTCGCCGCTGCCGGGGCGCAGATCGCCGCAAACCCGTCCGAGGGCATCCCGATGGTCGGTGCCTCCGGAGCGGTGGCGGGGGTGATGGGCGGCTATCTGCTGCTGTTTCCGAAAGCCCGTGTCGATGTGCTGGCGATCATCATCATTTTCATCAAGGTGTTCACCATTCCTGCCTGGGTCATGCTCGGGCTCTGGTTCCTGTTCCAGATCTTCGGAAGCTTCTCGCTGATGGGCAGCGACGGCGTCGCCTATTGGGCCCATGCGGGCGGGTTCCTTGCCGGGATCGTGCTGACCGCACCACTGTTCCTGCGCCGCGGTGCGACCGGGTTCTGGGATCGCACAGAGGGCCACCCGCCTCATCCCGAGGCCAAATATCCGCGCAGCCGGATTCCCCAGGTGCGCCGATGA
- the rimP gene encoding ribosome maturation factor RimP, translated as MSNDLIAKTAIDRRLAEIITPVIEDMGFELVRVRLQGGKTATLQIMADRPDGGINVDDCAEISTMVSATLDVEDPIEDKYMLEVSSPGIDRPLTRLKDFATYEGYDAKLETDQQIDGRKRFTGVLAGVEGDDVLINIEVAGETQTVGLNFDWLADAKLLLTDELIAEMLRQKKEAGVEIDNLDESMFDDIQTESGDSADSSEGGPANGAATKE; from the coding sequence ATGTCGAACGACCTGATCGCCAAGACCGCCATCGACCGCCGCCTGGCAGAGATCATCACCCCCGTCATCGAAGATATGGGGTTCGAACTGGTGCGCGTGCGGCTTCAGGGCGGCAAGACCGCGACGCTTCAGATCATGGCCGACCGCCCCGATGGCGGGATCAATGTCGATGATTGCGCGGAAATCTCGACCATGGTCAGCGCCACGCTGGATGTCGAAGACCCGATCGAGGATAAATACATGCTCGAAGTGTCCTCGCCTGGCATCGACCGCCCGCTGACCCGGCTCAAGGATTTCGCAACCTATGAAGGTTACGACGCCAAGCTGGAAACCGATCAGCAGATTGACGGGCGCAAGCGCTTCACCGGTGTGCTGGCCGGGGTCGAGGGCGACGATGTGCTCATCAATATCGAGGTCGCGGGCGAGACCCAGACCGTCGGGCTGAATTTCGACTGGCTGGCCGATGCCAAGCTGCTGCTCACCGACGAGCTGATCGCCGAGATGCTGCGCCAGAAGAAAGAAGCCGGGGTCGAGATCGACAATCTCGACGAATCCATGTTCGACGATATCCAAACCGAAAGCGGCGACAGCGCCGATTCATCAGAAGGCGGGCCCGCGAACGGCGCCGCAACCAAGGAGTAA
- a CDS encoding DUF2783 domain-containing protein, with protein MSVNLQPNLTAPDDAYALLLEAHEGLSKAESDALNARLILILMNHIGEMAVISEALEAAKAAR; from the coding sequence ATGAGTGTTAATCTGCAACCGAACCTGACCGCTCCAGACGATGCTTATGCGCTGCTGCTGGAGGCTCATGAGGGGCTGAGCAAAGCCGAATCCGACGCACTGAATGCGCGGCTGATCCTGATCTTGATGAACCATATCGGCGAGATGGCGGTGATAAGCGAAGCGCTGGAGGCGGCGAAGGCAGCGCGCTGA
- the tspO gene encoding tryptophan-rich sensory protein TspO, whose protein sequence is MTAFYFLVFLSACAAAAATGSVFLPGPWYQALRKPAWTPPKKAFPIVWTTLYVASAIAATRIALTETPAPGLALWALQIALNTLWTPVFFGARRMGMGMIVIAALWLVLAVTTVLFLQTDLIAGLLMIPYFTWVGLAAALNWRIWRDNRDSA, encoded by the coding sequence ATGACCGCCTTTTACTTCCTCGTCTTTCTCTCGGCCTGCGCGGCAGCCGCGGCCACCGGCAGCGTTTTCCTGCCCGGCCCCTGGTATCAGGCGCTGAGGAAACCCGCCTGGACACCGCCGAAGAAAGCCTTCCCGATCGTCTGGACGACGCTTTATGTCGCCTCGGCCATCGCCGCCACGCGCATCGCCCTGACCGAGACCCCTGCGCCGGGCCTCGCACTATGGGCATTGCAGATTGCGCTGAATACGCTCTGGACCCCGGTTTTCTTCGGCGCGCGCCGCATGGGCATGGGGATGATCGTCATCGCCGCGCTGTGGCTGGTGCTTGCGGTGACGACGGTGCTGTTCCTCCAAACCGACCTGATCGCGGGACTGCTGATGATCCCCTATTTCACCTGGGTTGGACTCGCCGCGGCGCTGAACTGGCGCATCTGGAGAGACAACCGCGATTCGGCTTGA
- the pip gene encoding prolyl aminopeptidase: protein MDRTSGQIGAARLYPHIEPFERRKIEVGDGHVIYLEQSGNPEGPPVVVLHGGPGGGCSPFMRRFFDPAHYRVVLFDQRGCGLSTPHASVTANTTQHLVADIETIRHALGIRRWTVFGGSWGATLALAYAETHPGQVSGLVLRGVFLATQSELDWFYGGGAGRFWPERWRDFCAPIPPSEQDDLIAAYHRRLFSGRAQEEKHHARQWILWENGLAGMDIARPGAASDNYARAFARLECHYFQNKCFLDENQLLRDRHLIEHLPCTIVQGRYDMVCPPINAWRLADGWRGCDLRLIPGSGHALSEPRIAAELVTVMDELRGQTA, encoded by the coding sequence ATGGATCGCACATCAGGGCAAATCGGCGCAGCGCGGCTTTATCCGCATATCGAGCCCTTCGAACGGCGCAAGATCGAAGTCGGCGACGGTCACGTGATCTATCTCGAACAATCCGGCAATCCCGAGGGGCCCCCCGTTGTGGTGCTGCATGGCGGTCCGGGGGGCGGATGCAGCCCGTTCATGCGGCGCTTCTTCGATCCCGCGCATTATCGCGTGGTACTGTTCGATCAGCGCGGCTGCGGGCTGTCCACGCCCCATGCCAGCGTGACGGCGAACACCACGCAGCATCTCGTCGCCGATATCGAAACCATCCGCCACGCGCTGGGCATCCGACGCTGGACGGTTTTCGGCGGAAGCTGGGGCGCGACGCTGGCGCTCGCCTATGCCGAGACGCATCCCGGCCAGGTCAGCGGGCTGGTGCTGCGCGGCGTCTTCCTCGCCACGCAATCAGAGCTCGACTGGTTCTATGGCGGCGGGGCGGGGCGGTTCTGGCCCGAGCGCTGGCGCGATTTCTGCGCGCCGATCCCGCCCTCGGAACAGGACGATCTGATCGCGGCCTATCACCGGCGGCTCTTCTCGGGCAGGGCGCAGGAAGAAAAGCATCACGCGCGGCAATGGATCCTGTGGGAGAACGGGCTGGCCGGAATGGACATCGCGCGCCCCGGTGCCGCCTCGGACAATTACGCCCGCGCCTTCGCCCGGCTCGAATGCCATTACTTCCAGAACAAATGCTTTCTCGATGAAAATCAGCTTCTGCGCGACCGGCACCTTATCGAGCATCTGCCCTGCACCATCGTTCAGGGCCGCTATGACATGGTCTGCCCGCCGATCAACGCCTGGCGGCTGGCCGATGGCTGGCGCGGCTGCGATCTGCGGCTGATCCCCGGCTCGGGCCATGCGCTGTCAGAGCCGCGAATCGCCGCCGAGCTGGTCACCGTCATGGATGAGCTGAGGGGCCAGACCGCATGA
- the nusA gene encoding transcription termination factor NusA: MAITSANQLELLQTAEAVAREKMIEPELVIEAMEDSLARAAKSRYGAEMDIHVSIDRKTGNATFTRVRTVVDEEELENYQAEFTTDQAKPYFEAQKDPANYWTREGAKIEDFAGGPQIGDVFQEQVPPVELGRIAAQSAKQVILQRVREAERDRQYEEFKDRAGSIINGIVKREEYGNIIVDIGRGEAILRRNEKIGRESYRPNDRIRAYVKDVRRETRGPQIFLSRTDPQFMAELFKMEVPEIYDGVIEIKAVARDPGSRAKIAVISYDNSIDPVGACVGMRGSRVQAVVGELQGEKIDIIPWSEDQATFLVNALQPAEVAKVVVDEDAPRIEVVVPEEQLSLAIGRRGQNVRLASQLTGLDIDILTEEEESKRRQAEFNARTQLFMDSLDLDEFFAQLLVAEGFTNLEEVAYVEQDELLSIDGVDEGTAEELQARARDVIEAANRAALENARGLGAEDSLIEFEGLTPQMVEALAKDGVKTLEDFATCADWELAGGWTTVDGQRVKDEGLLEPHGISLEEAQDMVMTARVMLGWVDPDELAAAQAEDAEAGAQPEEAGA; encoded by the coding sequence ATGGCAATCACCTCTGCCAACCAGCTTGAACTGCTGCAAACCGCCGAGGCCGTGGCCCGCGAAAAGATGATCGAGCCGGAGCTCGTCATCGAAGCGATGGAAGACAGCCTCGCGCGCGCCGCAAAGTCGCGTTATGGCGCGGAAATGGATATTCACGTGTCCATCGACCGCAAGACCGGCAATGCGACCTTCACCCGCGTCCGCACCGTCGTGGACGAGGAAGAGCTGGAAAACTATCAGGCCGAATTCACCACCGATCAGGCCAAGCCCTATTTCGAAGCGCAGAAGGACCCGGCCAATTACTGGACCCGCGAAGGCGCGAAGATCGAAGATTTCGCCGGCGGCCCGCAGATCGGTGACGTGTTCCAGGAACAGGTTCCCCCGGTCGAACTTGGCCGGATCGCCGCGCAGTCGGCCAAGCAGGTGATCCTGCAACGCGTCCGCGAGGCAGAGCGTGACCGTCAATATGAAGAATTCAAGGATCGCGCCGGCTCGATCATCAACGGCATCGTCAAGCGCGAGGAATACGGCAATATCATCGTCGATATCGGCCGCGGCGAGGCGATCCTGCGCCGCAATGAAAAGATCGGCCGCGAAAGCTATCGCCCGAACGACCGCATCCGCGCCTATGTGAAGGATGTGCGCCGCGAAACCCGCGGCCCGCAGATCTTCCTCAGCCGGACCGATCCGCAATTCATGGCGGAACTGTTCAAGATGGAAGTGCCGGAAATCTATGACGGCGTGATCGAGATAAAGGCCGTGGCCCGCGATCCGGGCAGCCGCGCCAAGATCGCCGTGATCTCCTATGACAACTCGATCGACCCGGTCGGGGCCTGTGTCGGTATGCGCGGCAGCCGCGTTCAGGCCGTTGTGGGCGAATTGCAGGGCGAAAAGATCGACATCATTCCGTGGTCGGAGGATCAGGCGACCTTCCTGGTGAACGCGCTGCAACCGGCAGAGGTCGCCAAGGTCGTCGTCGACGAGGACGCGCCGCGTATCGAGGTCGTCGTGCCTGAGGAACAGCTTTCGCTGGCCATCGGCCGTCGCGGCCAGAACGTGCGCCTGGCGTCGCAGCTCACCGGGCTGGATATCGACATCCTGACCGAGGAAGAAGAATCCAAACGTCGTCAGGCCGAATTCAACGCCCGCACCCAGCTGTTCATGGACAGCCTCGATCTGGACGAATTCTTCGCCCAGCTTCTGGTCGCGGAAGGCTTCACCAATCTCGAAGAGGTGGCCTATGTCGAACAGGACGAGCTTCTCTCCATCGACGGTGTGGATGAGGGCACTGCCGAAGAGCTTCAGGCCCGCGCCCGCGACGTGATCGAAGCCGCGAATCGCGCCGCTCTCGAAAATGCCCGCGGTCTCGGCGCCGAGGACAGCCTCATTGAATTCGAGGGACTCACCCCCCAGATGGTAGAGGCTCTGGCCAAGGACGGCGTCAAGACGCTGGAAGATTTCGCCACCTGCGCCGACTGGGAACTCGCCGGCGGCTGGACCACGGTGGACGGTCAGCGCGTCAAGGATGAGGGGCTGCTGGAACCGCATGGTATCTCGCTCGAAGAGGCGCAGGATATGGTGATGACCGCCCGCGTGATGCTGGGCTGGGTCGATCCCGACGAACTCGCCGCCGCGCAGGCGGAAGACGCCGAAGCCGGCGCCCAGCCCGAGGAGGCCGGGGCGTGA
- a CDS encoding FAD-dependent oxidoreductase, whose amino-acid sequence MADAKIFEQSLYPYQRHPDQDAVMPVRHPVIVIGAGPVGLTTAIDLGLQGVPLVVLDDNDRVSTGSRAICFAKRPLEIFDRLGCGQEMVDKGVVWNVGKVFMGDRQVYEFNLLPETGHRRPAFINLQQYYVEQMLLDRLRALQGQGAPIDLRGKSRVSAIGQHDDHATVEIDTPEGSYDLEAEWLIACDGAGSPTREMLGHDFVGRVFEDNFLIADVTMQADFPTERWFWFDPPFNPGQSALLHKQPDGVWRIDLQLGWDIDKTEEKKPENVIPRIKAMLGDDVPFELEWVSVYTFQCRRMERFRHGRVIFAGDSAHQVSPFGARGANSGIQDADNLCWKLKLVLDGAAPENLIDSYDTERVHGAEENILNSTRSTDFITPKSEISRLFRDAALSLSEQHDFARPFVNSGRLSVPCTYDKSALNSEDAMPDGPRRTRPGSPCPDAPIGDGFLLDRLGGRFTVLAIGAVAEPVQEGPTSADLLHFPAEGPLAERYGQGVYLIRPDQHVAARWEGFDAESIRTAIRRATGNQR is encoded by the coding sequence ATGGCAGACGCGAAGATCTTTGAACAATCGCTTTACCCTTATCAGCGCCATCCCGATCAGGATGCCGTCATGCCGGTGCGCCATCCGGTCATCGTCATCGGTGCCGGACCGGTTGGCCTGACCACCGCCATTGATCTGGGCCTGCAGGGCGTACCCCTCGTGGTGCTGGACGATAACGACCGCGTCTCGACCGGCAGCCGTGCCATCTGTTTCGCCAAACGCCCGCTGGAAATTTTCGACCGCCTCGGTTGCGGTCAGGAAATGGTCGACAAGGGCGTCGTCTGGAATGTCGGCAAGGTCTTCATGGGTGACCGTCAGGTCTATGAGTTCAACCTGCTGCCCGAAACGGGTCACCGCCGCCCGGCCTTCATCAACCTGCAGCAATATTACGTCGAACAGATGCTGCTGGACCGGCTGCGAGCGCTGCAGGGGCAGGGCGCGCCGATTGACCTGCGCGGCAAGTCCCGTGTCTCGGCCATCGGCCAGCATGACGATCACGCCACGGTCGAGATCGACACGCCCGAAGGTTCCTATGATCTTGAAGCCGAATGGCTGATCGCCTGTGACGGCGCGGGCTCGCCGACGCGGGAGATGCTGGGTCACGATTTCGTCGGGCGTGTGTTCGAGGATAACTTCCTGATCGCCGATGTGACCATGCAGGCCGATTTTCCCACCGAACGCTGGTTCTGGTTCGACCCGCCCTTCAATCCCGGCCAATCCGCGCTGCTGCACAAACAGCCCGACGGCGTATGGCGGATCGACCTGCAATTGGGCTGGGATATCGACAAGACCGAAGAGAAGAAGCCCGAAAACGTCATCCCCCGCATCAAGGCGATGTTGGGCGATGATGTCCCGTTCGAACTTGAATGGGTCAGCGTCTACACCTTCCAATGCCGCCGGATGGAGCGTTTCCGGCATGGGCGCGTCATCTTCGCCGGAGATTCGGCGCATCAGGTCAGCCCGTTCGGGGCGCGGGGTGCGAATAGCGGCATACAGGATGCGGATAATCTGTGCTGGAAGCTGAAGCTGGTGCTGGACGGTGCCGCGCCCGAAAACCTGATCGACAGCTATGATACCGAGCGTGTTCATGGGGCCGAGGAAAATATCCTGAACTCCACCCGCTCGACCGATTTCATCACGCCGAAATCCGAAATCAGCCGGCTCTTCCGCGATGCCGCGCTGAGCCTGTCGGAACAGCATGATTTCGCGCGGCCCTTCGTGAATTCCGGCAGGCTTTCCGTCCCCTGCACTTATGACAAATCAGCGCTGAACAGCGAAGACGCCATGCCCGATGGCCCGCGCAGGACGCGACCCGGAAGTCCCTGCCCCGATGCGCCGATCGGGGACGGATTTCTGCTGGATCGGCTGGGCGGGCGGTTTACTGTGCTGGCCATCGGTGCGGTGGCCGAGCCGGTCCAGGAAGGCCCGACCTCTGCCGATCTGCTGCATTTTCCCGCCGAGGGTCCCTTGGCCGAGCGCTATGGGCAGGGCGTCTATCTGATCCGCCCCGACCAGCATGTCGCGGCCCGCTGGGAGGGGTTCGACGCGGAGTCCATTCGCACCGCAATCCGTCGCGCAACGGGGAATCAGAGATGA
- a CDS encoding RNA-binding protein: MTRGGRDKNRTTAERRCLVTGEVQPKADLIRFVLGPDGIVVPDLAEKLPGRGFWLTSDRAVIEKAIAKGAFSRGAKAQAKPPEGLADLIEDGLAKRVVELISLARKSGRAVAGYEKVKDRLAAGQVRVLLQASDGSDRGKGKLWTPEGARWFGCLTASELGLAFGRDHVIHSALSKGGLADKIIRDAGRLNGLRGQSAIRAGKE, from the coding sequence ATGACCAGGGGCGGGCGCGATAAGAACCGGACGACAGCCGAACGGCGTTGCCTCGTCACCGGCGAGGTGCAACCGAAGGCGGATCTGATCCGTTTCGTGCTCGGACCCGACGGAATCGTCGTTCCCGATCTGGCAGAGAAACTGCCCGGACGCGGCTTCTGGCTGACCTCCGACCGGGCGGTGATCGAAAAGGCCATCGCCAAGGGCGCGTTCTCTCGCGGGGCGAAGGCGCAGGCGAAGCCCCCGGAAGGGCTGGCCGATCTCATCGAGGACGGGCTGGCGAAGCGGGTTGTCGAGCTGATTTCGCTGGCGCGCAAATCCGGCCGCGCGGTGGCCGGATATGAAAAGGTAAAGGACCGGCTCGCGGCCGGTCAGGTGCGGGTTCTTCTGCAGGCATCGGACGGTTCCGACCGCGGCAAGGGGAAACTCTGGACACCGGAAGGGGCACGCTGGTTCGGCTGTCTCACCGCATCAGAATTGGGTTTGGCTTTCGGACGCGATCATGTCATACACAGCGCGCTTTCGAAGGGCGGACTCGCAGACAAGATCATCCGGGACGCTGGCAGGCTGAATGGCCTGCGGGGGCAATCGGCCATCCGGGCCGGGAAGGAATAA
- a CDS encoding GFA family protein, whose translation MTLPQIATPHRLTCHCGAVELAVTLPEGLSHRYRCDCSYCRRRGTVIVPTALANIRIVKGADTLRLYQFNTGTAKHYFCPQCGISTHHQRRSNPEEYSVNAACLDGVNPRDLDPVPWNDGVNHSSDR comes from the coding sequence ATGACCCTGCCGCAGATCGCCACCCCGCACCGCCTGACCTGCCATTGCGGCGCAGTCGAGCTTGCCGTGACCCTGCCCGAGGGGCTGTCACACCGCTATCGCTGCGATTGCTCCTATTGCCGCCGGCGGGGCACGGTCATCGTGCCGACCGCGCTTGCCAATATCCGCATCGTGAAGGGCGCCGACACGTTGCGGCTCTATCAGTTCAACACCGGCACGGCGAAACATTATTTCTGCCCGCAATGCGGCATCTCCACCCATCACCAGAGGCGCTCCAACCCCGAGGAATACAGCGTCAACGCAGCCTGTCTCGACGGCGTCAATCCGCGCGATCTGGACCCCGTGCCGTGGAATGACGGGGTCAACCATTCCTCGGATCGCTGA
- the ubiG gene encoding bifunctional 2-polyprenyl-6-hydroxyphenol methylase/3-demethylubiquinol 3-O-methyltransferase UbiG encodes MTTDSRDPSEIAKFEAMAAEWWDPAGKFKPLHMMNPVRLGYITQQIAAQFDRDLKGQRPFDGLRVLDIGCGGGLLSEPMTRLGAEVVGADAAPRNIEVARLHAEQVGLQIDYRAETAEALLAAGERFDAVLAMEIVEHVADPPGFVKSCHDLLNPGGVLVASTLNRTARSYAAAIIGAEWVMRWLPKGTHEWSRFITPDELGEMMQSAGLRVVDRTGMVFNPIRWSWSLSDRDLAVNYAAAGVRAG; translated from the coding sequence ATGACCACAGACAGCCGCGATCCGTCCGAAATCGCCAAGTTCGAGGCGATGGCCGCCGAATGGTGGGACCCGGCGGGGAAATTCAAGCCGCTGCACATGATGAACCCGGTGCGGCTTGGCTATATCACGCAGCAGATTGCGGCCCAGTTCGACCGGGATCTGAAGGGGCAGAGGCCTTTTGACGGGCTGCGGGTCCTGGATATCGGGTGTGGCGGCGGGCTGCTGTCGGAACCTATGACCCGGCTGGGCGCCGAAGTGGTCGGCGCGGATGCTGCGCCGAGAAATATCGAGGTGGCGAGGCTGCATGCCGAGCAGGTCGGGCTGCAGATCGATTATCGCGCCGAGACCGCCGAGGCGCTGCTGGCGGCGGGCGAGCGTTTCGATGCGGTGCTGGCGATGGAGATCGTCGAACATGTTGCCGATCCGCCGGGCTTCGTCAAAAGCTGTCATGACCTGCTGAATCCGGGTGGGGTGCTGGTCGCCTCGACGCTGAACCGAACCGCGCGCAGCTATGCCGCCGCGATCATCGGCGCGGAATGGGTGATGCGCTGGCTGCCGAAGGGCACGCATGAGTGGTCCCGTTTCATCACCCCCGACGAGCTGGGCGAAATGATGCAATCCGCCGGGCTGCGCGTGGTCGACCGCACCGGGATGGTGTTCAACCCCATCCGCTGGAGCTGGTCTCTTTCGGATCGCGATCTGGCGGTGAACTATGCCGCCGCCGGGGTGCGGGCGGGCTGA
- a CDS encoding MBL fold metallo-hydrolase, which yields MSKQFASAGDMAEKKISFTEIGEGLWAFTAEGDPNTGVIIGDESVMIVEAQATPRLARKVIEKVREVTDKPISHLVMTHYHAVRVLGASAYGAPTVIMGEKARSMVVERGQEDWDSEFQRFPRLFQGHEEIPGLTWPTVTFNDRMTVYLGNRRVDLMHLGRAHTAGDIVAYVPDANVMFTGDIVEYHSACYCGDGHFADWPETLENIRDFDLDAIAPGRGDALVGSDMVNAALDNTADFVRSTYLPAARVAQGGGTLKQAWDAVRAECDPKFGDYAIYEHCLPFNVARAFDEALGIDTPRIWTAERDKQMWDMLQG from the coding sequence ATGAGCAAGCAATTCGCCTCCGCCGGCGACATGGCGGAAAAGAAGATCAGCTTTACCGAGATCGGCGAGGGGCTCTGGGCCTTCACCGCTGAAGGCGATCCGAATACCGGCGTCATCATCGGCGACGAATCGGTGATGATCGTCGAGGCGCAGGCGACCCCGCGTCTGGCCCGGAAGGTCATCGAAAAGGTCCGTGAGGTCACCGACAAGCCGATCAGCCATCTTGTGATGACGCATTACCACGCCGTGCGGGTGCTGGGGGCCTCGGCCTACGGCGCGCCGACGGTGATCATGGGCGAAAAGGCCCGGTCCATGGTCGTGGAACGCGGGCAGGAGGACTGGGACAGTGAGTTTCAGCGCTTCCCGCGCCTGTTCCAGGGGCATGAGGAAATCCCCGGCCTGACCTGGCCGACCGTGACATTCAACGACCGCATGACGGTTTATCTGGGCAATCGCCGGGTCGATCTGATGCATCTGGGCCGCGCCCATACGGCGGGCGATATCGTGGCCTATGTGCCGGACGCGAATGTTATGTTCACCGGCGATATCGTCGAATATCATTCCGCCTGCTATTGCGGCGACGGGCATTTCGCCGACTGGCCGGAAACGCTGGAAAACATCCGGGATTTCGATCTGGACGCCATCGCGCCGGGTCGCGGCGATGCGCTTGTCGGATCGGATATGGTGAATGCGGCACTGGACAATACCGCCGATTTCGTCCGCTCGACCTATCTGCCGGCGGCCCGCGTGGCTCAGGGTGGCGGGACGCTGAAACAGGCATGGGACGCGGTTCGCGCCGAATGCGACCCGAAATTCGGCGATTATGCGATTTACGAACATTGTCTGCCCTTCAATGTCGCCCGCGCCTTCGACGAAGCGCTTGGCATCGACACGCCGCGCATCTGGACCGCAGAGCGCGACAAGCAGATGTGGGACATGTTGCAAGGCTGA